One Bombus pyrosoma isolate SC7728 linkage group LG9, ASM1482585v1, whole genome shotgun sequence genomic window carries:
- the LOC122570585 gene encoding protein bicaudal D isoform X2 has protein sequence MATTEGVTIEELRIEIERLSRELDLASTEKIQSAQYGLALLEEKSALQQRCNDLEALYENTKHELEITQEALAKFQTTTKLTTKSGIEQEETLLNESAARETSLQTQIIELENEAKQLRHELELVQAERDHALQEREEVGKDHQQAEAERKSLRTMLRECRFREARLLQDYSELEDENISLQKQVSGLRSSQVEFEGAKHEIRRLTEEVELLNSQVEELTNLKKIAEKQMEEALESLQAEREAKYALKKELDQRINSESIYNLSNLALSIRGITEDQTICSDGEDDSPALRRIEADLKTQEPGTSATDKQVDLFSEIHLNELKKLEKQLELAESEKAHLTQNLRESQYAVEKSQNELQSFVARIVQLAAHVQSLHHLHSKLPEKQTEETTLDKLNQAIMQYHQWSTMSAREVNQLQKDLADLENGLTISDSTQQLRTELTNLRNKLLDTEQRSIQLESDISILSKLAVEAGGFLDSAQNDLQNISDELAQLYHHVCTVNGEIPSRVVLDHEKIVPEKEEENGKIEWCRTLFKTDIQIKDLESLSKAKEVAKHIETAMDQIKHLRSAVEHTIELSKVKGMQSNVCNVCEGSVNENKAEVADLQEQVIRLKALLSAKREQIATLRTVLKSNKNTAEVALTNLKGKYENEKSIVNETMLKLRNELRMLKENAATFSSLRAMFAARCEEYVTQVDELQRQLAAAEDDRKTLNSLLRLAVQQKLVLTMKLEELEVDRELRNTRRHATSANGRGRMRMSQQTNRPHLGRDFF, from the exons ATGGCCACGACAGAAGGAGTCACGATAGAGGAACTCAGGATCGAGATCGAAAGGTTATCACGGGAACTAGATTTAGCTTCTACGGAAAAAATACAATCTGCTCAATACGGTCTCGCTTTGCTCGAGGAGAAGTCCGCCCTGCAACAAAGATGCAACGATCTCGAGGCCCTCTACGAAAACACGAAACACGAGCTAGAAATCACGCAAGAG GCTTTAGCAAAATTTCAGACAACCACAAAATTAACTACGAAAAGTGGTATAGAACAAGAAGAGACTCTTCTTAACGAAAGTGCTGCAAGAGAAACATCTCTTCAGACACAGATCATCGAATTGGAAAATGAAGCCAAACAG tTACGTCATGAATTGGAACTTGTGCAAGCAGAACGTGATCATGCGTTGCAAGAACGTGAAGAAGTTGGAAAAGATCATCAACAAGCAGAGGCAGAAAGGAAATCCTTACGTACTATGTTACGTGAATGTAGATTTCGAGAAGCTCGACTTCTCCAAGACTATTCGGAATTGGAAGATgagaatatttcattacagAAACAAGTGTCTGGTTTAAGATCCAGTCAAGTAGAATTTGAAGGTGCCAAACATGAAATAAGGAGATTGACAGAAGAGGTGGAGCTTCTAAATAGTCAAGTTGAAgagttaacaaatttaaaaaagattgcTGAAAAGCAAATGGAAGAAGCGCTTGAATCTTTACAAGCTGAGCGCGAAGCAAAATATGCTCTTAAGAAGGAGTTGGATCAAAGAATTAATAGTGAATCAATTTATAATCTTAGCAATCTTGCGCTTTCTATTAGAGGAATTACAGAAGATCAAACAATATGTAGTGATGGGGAAGATGATTCTCCTGCATTACGTAGAATTGAAGCAGACTTAAAAACTCAAGAACCAGGGACTTCTGCTACTGATAAACAAGTTGATTTATTCTCTGAGATTCATTTGAATGAAttgaagaaattagaaaaacaaTTAGAATTAGCTGAATCTGAGAAAGCTCATCTTACGCAAAATTTGCGGGAGTCGCAATATGCAGTTGAGAAAAGTCAGAACGAATTACAGTCCTTTGTTGCGCGTATAGTGCAACTAGCAGCTCATGTGCAGTCATTACATCACCTTCACTCCAAGTTACCTGAAAAACAAACCGAAGAAACAACATTAGATAAGTTGAATCAg GCGATAATGCAATATCATCAATGGAGCACTATGTCCGCGCGTGAAGTGAATCAATTACAAAAGGATTTGGCTGACTTAGAAAATGGTTTAACTATATCTGATTCAACTCAACAACTGCGTACAGAATTAACGAATCTTAGAAACAag CTTTTAGATACAGAACAGAGAAGCATACAACTTGAATCCGATATTTCTATTCTCTCAAAACTTGCAGTGGAAGCTGGTGGTTTCCTTGATTCTGCACAAAACGATTTGCAAAATATCTCTGACGAATTAGCGCAACTTTATCATCATGTTTGCACCGTTAATGGAGAAATTCCTTCACGGGTGGTCCTCGATCACGAGAAGATCGTCccagagaaggaagaagagaatggAAAGATAGAATGGTGTCGGACTTTGTTTAAAACCGACATTCAAATTAAGGACTTAGAAAGTCTGAGTAAAGCGAAAGAAGTCGCCAAACATATAGAAACTGCGATGGATCAAATAAAACACCTTCGAAGTGCCGTAGAGCATACGATCGAACTTTCCAAAGTTAAAGGAATGCAGTCGAATGTCTGTAACGTTTGCGAGG GTTCAGTGAATGAGAACAAGGCGGAAGTAGCAGATTTACAAGAACAAGTAATTAGATTGAAGGCCTTGTTATCGGCTAAACGCGAGCAAATCGCGACTTTGAGAACGGTGCTTAAATCGAACAAGAATACCGCAGAAGTAGCACTTACGAATTTGAAGggcaaatatgaaaatgagaaGAGTATCGTTAATGAGACTATGTTGAAACTGAGGAATGAGCTTAgaatgttaaaagaaaatgctGCTACATTCTCAA GTTTGCGTGCGATGTTTGCCGCACGTTGTGAAGAATATGTGACACAAGTTGACGAGCTCCAACGTCAATTAGCCGCTGCAGAAGACGATAGGAAAACATTGAACTCCCTGTTACGTCTGGCCGTGCAGCAAAAACTTGTTTTGACTATGAAATTGGAGGAACTGGAGGTCGATCGAGAATTACGGAATACTCGAAGACACGCCACTAGTGCAAATGGACGAGGTAGAATGCGAATGTCGCAACAGACGAACCGTCCTCATTTAGGCAGAGATTTCTTCTAG
- the LOC122570585 gene encoding protein bicaudal D isoform X1, whose translation MATTEGVTIEELRIEIERLSRELDLASTEKIQSAQYGLALLEEKSALQQRCNDLEALYENTKHELEITQEALAKFQTTTKLTTKSGIEQEETLLNESAARETSLQTQIIELENEAKQLRHELELVQAERDHALQEREEVGKDHQQAEAERKSLRTMLRECRFREARLLQDYSELEDENISLQKQVSGLRSSQVEFEGAKHEIRRLTEEVELLNSQVEELTNLKKIAEKQMEEALESLQAEREAKYALKKELDQRINSESIYNLSNLALSIRGITEDQTICSDGEDDSPALRRIEADLKTQEPGTSATDKQVDLFSEIHLNELKKLEKQLELAESEKAHLTQNLRESQYAVEKSQNELQSFVARIVQLAAHVQSLHHLHSKLPEKQTEETTLDKLNQAIMQYHQWSTMSAREVNQLQKDLADLENGLTISDSTQQLRTELTNLRNKIPESEKSLREKLLDTEQRSIQLESDISILSKLAVEAGGFLDSAQNDLQNISDELAQLYHHVCTVNGEIPSRVVLDHEKIVPEKEEENGKIEWCRTLFKTDIQIKDLESLSKAKEVAKHIETAMDQIKHLRSAVEHTIELSKVKGMQSNVCNVCEGSVNENKAEVADLQEQVIRLKALLSAKREQIATLRTVLKSNKNTAEVALTNLKGKYENEKSIVNETMLKLRNELRMLKENAATFSSLRAMFAARCEEYVTQVDELQRQLAAAEDDRKTLNSLLRLAVQQKLVLTMKLEELEVDRELRNTRRHATSANGRGRMRMSQQTNRPHLGRDFF comes from the exons ATGGCCACGACAGAAGGAGTCACGATAGAGGAACTCAGGATCGAGATCGAAAGGTTATCACGGGAACTAGATTTAGCTTCTACGGAAAAAATACAATCTGCTCAATACGGTCTCGCTTTGCTCGAGGAGAAGTCCGCCCTGCAACAAAGATGCAACGATCTCGAGGCCCTCTACGAAAACACGAAACACGAGCTAGAAATCACGCAAGAG GCTTTAGCAAAATTTCAGACAACCACAAAATTAACTACGAAAAGTGGTATAGAACAAGAAGAGACTCTTCTTAACGAAAGTGCTGCAAGAGAAACATCTCTTCAGACACAGATCATCGAATTGGAAAATGAAGCCAAACAG tTACGTCATGAATTGGAACTTGTGCAAGCAGAACGTGATCATGCGTTGCAAGAACGTGAAGAAGTTGGAAAAGATCATCAACAAGCAGAGGCAGAAAGGAAATCCTTACGTACTATGTTACGTGAATGTAGATTTCGAGAAGCTCGACTTCTCCAAGACTATTCGGAATTGGAAGATgagaatatttcattacagAAACAAGTGTCTGGTTTAAGATCCAGTCAAGTAGAATTTGAAGGTGCCAAACATGAAATAAGGAGATTGACAGAAGAGGTGGAGCTTCTAAATAGTCAAGTTGAAgagttaacaaatttaaaaaagattgcTGAAAAGCAAATGGAAGAAGCGCTTGAATCTTTACAAGCTGAGCGCGAAGCAAAATATGCTCTTAAGAAGGAGTTGGATCAAAGAATTAATAGTGAATCAATTTATAATCTTAGCAATCTTGCGCTTTCTATTAGAGGAATTACAGAAGATCAAACAATATGTAGTGATGGGGAAGATGATTCTCCTGCATTACGTAGAATTGAAGCAGACTTAAAAACTCAAGAACCAGGGACTTCTGCTACTGATAAACAAGTTGATTTATTCTCTGAGATTCATTTGAATGAAttgaagaaattagaaaaacaaTTAGAATTAGCTGAATCTGAGAAAGCTCATCTTACGCAAAATTTGCGGGAGTCGCAATATGCAGTTGAGAAAAGTCAGAACGAATTACAGTCCTTTGTTGCGCGTATAGTGCAACTAGCAGCTCATGTGCAGTCATTACATCACCTTCACTCCAAGTTACCTGAAAAACAAACCGAAGAAACAACATTAGATAAGTTGAATCAg GCGATAATGCAATATCATCAATGGAGCACTATGTCCGCGCGTGAAGTGAATCAATTACAAAAGGATTTGGCTGACTTAGAAAATGGTTTAACTATATCTGATTCAACTCAACAACTGCGTACAGAATTAACGAATCTTAGAAACAag ATCCCCGAGTCAGAGAAGAGCCTTCGAGAAAAG CTTTTAGATACAGAACAGAGAAGCATACAACTTGAATCCGATATTTCTATTCTCTCAAAACTTGCAGTGGAAGCTGGTGGTTTCCTTGATTCTGCACAAAACGATTTGCAAAATATCTCTGACGAATTAGCGCAACTTTATCATCATGTTTGCACCGTTAATGGAGAAATTCCTTCACGGGTGGTCCTCGATCACGAGAAGATCGTCccagagaaggaagaagagaatggAAAGATAGAATGGTGTCGGACTTTGTTTAAAACCGACATTCAAATTAAGGACTTAGAAAGTCTGAGTAAAGCGAAAGAAGTCGCCAAACATATAGAAACTGCGATGGATCAAATAAAACACCTTCGAAGTGCCGTAGAGCATACGATCGAACTTTCCAAAGTTAAAGGAATGCAGTCGAATGTCTGTAACGTTTGCGAGG GTTCAGTGAATGAGAACAAGGCGGAAGTAGCAGATTTACAAGAACAAGTAATTAGATTGAAGGCCTTGTTATCGGCTAAACGCGAGCAAATCGCGACTTTGAGAACGGTGCTTAAATCGAACAAGAATACCGCAGAAGTAGCACTTACGAATTTGAAGggcaaatatgaaaatgagaaGAGTATCGTTAATGAGACTATGTTGAAACTGAGGAATGAGCTTAgaatgttaaaagaaaatgctGCTACATTCTCAA GTTTGCGTGCGATGTTTGCCGCACGTTGTGAAGAATATGTGACACAAGTTGACGAGCTCCAACGTCAATTAGCCGCTGCAGAAGACGATAGGAAAACATTGAACTCCCTGTTACGTCTGGCCGTGCAGCAAAAACTTGTTTTGACTATGAAATTGGAGGAACTGGAGGTCGATCGAGAATTACGGAATACTCGAAGACACGCCACTAGTGCAAATGGACGAGGTAGAATGCGAATGTCGCAACAGACGAACCGTCCTCATTTAGGCAGAGATTTCTTCTAG